The following proteins come from a genomic window of Miscanthus floridulus cultivar M001 chromosome 2, ASM1932011v1, whole genome shotgun sequence:
- the LOC136538100 gene encoding uncharacterized protein, translating into MALTNFIVTVAVVGAGVLLFTTDIRRSGALFRRNARQLRQWLEEDTASAASKSAKEAAPKKLDSTIPKEKPKEDSH; encoded by the exons ATGGCGCTGACCAACTTCATCGTTACGGTGGCCGTGGTCGGCGCGGGGGTGCTCCTCTTCACCACCGACATCCGCAGGTCTGGCGCCCTCTTCCGCCGCAACGCGCGCCAGCTCCGGCAGTGGCTCGAGGAGGACACGGCCTCCGCCGCGTCCAA GTCTGCAAAAGAAGCAGCTCCAAAGAAACTTGACTCAACGATCCCCAAGGAGAAGCCAAAGGAAGATAGTCACTGA